In one window of Streptomyces sp. FXJ1.172 DNA:
- a CDS encoding DUF742 domain-containing protein encodes MSGDGQGRSHWFDDEAGPVVRPYAMTRGRTTSPAQHRLDLIAVVVTEPGADDPDADPTLSPEHVAIVGLCRDAPQSVAELAAEIDLPIGVVRVLIGDLVHAELVHVTRPVPPAELPDESILRDVINGLRAL; translated from the coding sequence ATGAGCGGAGACGGTCAGGGAAGAAGCCACTGGTTCGACGACGAGGCCGGGCCGGTCGTCCGTCCGTACGCCATGACACGCGGCCGCACCACGAGTCCGGCCCAGCACCGGCTCGACCTGATCGCGGTGGTCGTCACGGAGCCCGGCGCGGACGACCCGGACGCGGATCCGACGCTGTCGCCCGAACACGTGGCGATCGTCGGACTGTGCCGGGACGCCCCCCAGTCGGTCGCCGAACTCGCCGCGGAGATCGATCTGCCGATCGGCGTGGTCCGGGTTCTCATCGGCGATCTCGTGCACGCCGAACTCGTCCATGTCACCCGCCCGGTGCCCCCGGCCGAGCTGCCCGACGAGAGCATTCTGCGTGACGTGATCAACGGCCTCCGGGCGCTGTGA
- the glpK gene encoding glycerol kinase GlpK, with protein sequence MTDTADTYVAAIDQGTTSSRCIVFDHSGAIVAVDQREHRQIFPKPGWVEHDATEIWAKVQAVVAGALAKAGLRADQLSALGITNQRETTVLWDRATGKPVHNAIVWQDTRTAALCGELGGADGQDRFREQTGLPLASYFSGPKAVWLLDHVPGLRERAERGEIAFGTIDSWLIWNLTGGTDGGRHVTDVTNAGRTLLMNLETLQWDPSILSAMNLPEAMLPEIRSSAEVYGTAVGQLAGVPVASALGDQQAAVFGQACYDVGSAKNTYGTGSFLLLNTGNRPVPSKSGLLTTMGYKIGGEAPVYCLEGSIAITGALVQWFRDQLGIIRSADEIETLAASVEDNGGAYIVPAFSGLFAPYWRSDARGVVTGLTRYVTKAHLARAVLEATSWQTREVVDAMYQDSGVRISTLKVDGGMTGNNLLMQHQADVLGVAVIRPRVSETTCLGAAYAAGLATGVWNDLDELKSHWQEDAQWTPAMEAPVREREYRNWRRAVEKSFGWLEEDGA encoded by the coding sequence ATGACGGACACCGCCGACACCTACGTCGCCGCCATCGACCAGGGCACCACGTCCAGCCGCTGCATCGTCTTCGACCACAGCGGCGCGATCGTCGCCGTCGACCAGCGCGAGCACCGCCAGATCTTCCCCAAGCCGGGCTGGGTGGAGCACGACGCGACGGAGATCTGGGCCAAGGTGCAGGCCGTGGTGGCCGGAGCGCTCGCCAAGGCCGGGCTGCGCGCGGACCAGCTGAGCGCGCTCGGCATCACCAACCAGCGCGAGACGACGGTCCTTTGGGACCGCGCCACGGGCAAACCCGTACACAACGCCATCGTCTGGCAGGACACCCGCACCGCGGCCCTGTGCGGCGAGCTGGGCGGCGCGGACGGCCAGGACCGCTTCCGGGAGCAGACCGGGCTGCCGCTCGCCAGCTACTTCTCCGGGCCCAAGGCGGTCTGGCTGCTGGACCACGTGCCCGGTCTGCGGGAGCGGGCCGAGCGCGGCGAGATCGCCTTCGGGACCATCGACTCCTGGCTGATCTGGAACCTCACCGGCGGCACGGACGGCGGCCGGCACGTCACCGACGTGACGAACGCCGGCCGTACCCTGCTCATGAACCTCGAAACGCTCCAGTGGGATCCCTCCATCCTGTCCGCGATGAACCTCCCCGAGGCGATGCTGCCGGAGATCCGGTCCTCCGCCGAGGTCTACGGCACGGCGGTCGGTCAGCTCGCCGGAGTGCCCGTGGCCTCGGCGCTGGGCGACCAGCAGGCCGCCGTGTTCGGGCAGGCCTGCTACGACGTGGGCAGCGCCAAGAACACCTACGGCACGGGCAGTTTCCTGCTGCTGAACACCGGCAACCGGCCGGTGCCGTCCAAGAGCGGGCTGCTGACGACGATGGGCTACAAGATCGGCGGGGAGGCGCCGGTGTACTGCCTGGAGGGGTCCATAGCGATAACGGGCGCGCTGGTGCAGTGGTTCCGCGACCAGTTGGGGATCATCCGCAGCGCCGACGAGATCGAGACCCTGGCGGCGAGCGTCGAGGACAACGGCGGCGCCTACATCGTGCCCGCGTTCTCCGGTCTGTTCGCGCCGTACTGGCGCTCCGACGCGCGCGGGGTCGTCACCGGCCTCACCCGGTACGTCACGAAGGCGCATCTCGCGCGCGCGGTGCTGGAGGCGACAAGCTGGCAGACGCGGGAGGTCGTGGACGCCATGTACCAGGACTCCGGGGTGCGGATCAGCACCCTGAAGGTCGACGGCGGCATGACGGGGAACAACCTGCTCATGCAGCACCAGGCGGATGTCCTCGGCGTTGCGGTGATCCGTCCCCGGGTGTCGGAGACGACCTGCCTCGGGGCCGCCTACGCGGCCGGTCTGGCGACGGGCGTCTGGAACGACCTGGACGAGCTGAAGTCTCACTGGCAGGAGGACGCGCAGTGGACGCCCGCGATGGAGGCTCCGGTGCGCGAGCGCGAGTACCGCAACTGGCGCAGGGCCGTGGAGAAGAGCTTCGGCTGGCTGGAGGAGGACGGGGCGTAG
- a CDS encoding GGDEF domain-containing protein, translating to MHSWTDTLRFAFQPVVNLRTGAVAALETLARPETGDILAEARRDPELDARLTVLALRAATRKETLLPLHLNVFAATLADLGGLTPLHDAVRAAGRLPWEVTLDVVPPYTHVPQRALLEAVAALREQGFRISADGIGDGDVPLRLLTDLSPDLVKLDASLLARPAAVRAMRTLCEELGALVAVEGVETELQCASARSAGAQLAQGELFAPPARIPAADVYVPPRTPGGVGVPRSGPSVREFVRPAAVLPVTASAGQVRALLTGSPDVSGVLLVDQAGRPVRSVHRSRFLLSMSARYGHALYADRPAFKLGDPPRTVGVDATAWEVLDVVAVGGRDRTSDDVAVVDAQSRCVGVVRLADLVRALAESRVEEAAGLNPLTRLPGSDAITSEVDQWIAGGRTFALSWLDIDHFKQVNDGAGFAAGDELIRSVGRALQQAVVGHARVGHIGGDDFLVLADEEALGPLVATVLDAPWSAGGRPVTLSLATVVCAPGSVGDHRQAAAQLAPLKKAAKALHGASWVLGRAGIAGHEVRRGGTAAHAAQAGYAAVEPGR from the coding sequence GTGCACTCCTGGACGGACACTCTCCGCTTCGCCTTCCAGCCGGTGGTCAACCTGAGGACGGGCGCGGTCGCCGCTCTGGAGACGCTCGCCCGCCCGGAGACCGGTGACATCCTCGCCGAGGCCCGCCGGGACCCCGAACTCGACGCCAGACTCACGGTGTTGGCGCTGCGCGCGGCGACCCGCAAGGAGACGCTGCTGCCGCTGCACCTGAACGTGTTCGCGGCCACGCTCGCCGACCTCGGCGGTCTCACCCCGCTGCACGACGCCGTGCGCGCGGCGGGGCGCCTGCCGTGGGAGGTGACGCTCGATGTCGTACCGCCGTACACGCACGTGCCCCAGCGGGCGCTGCTGGAGGCGGTGGCCGCGCTGCGCGAGCAGGGGTTCCGGATCAGCGCGGACGGCATCGGGGACGGCGACGTACCGCTGCGGCTGCTCACCGACCTCTCCCCCGACCTGGTCAAGCTCGACGCCTCGCTGCTGGCGCGGCCCGCCGCGGTGCGGGCGATGCGGACGCTGTGCGAGGAGCTGGGGGCCCTGGTCGCGGTGGAGGGGGTCGAGACCGAGCTGCAGTGCGCGTCGGCGCGGTCGGCCGGTGCGCAGCTGGCCCAGGGCGAGCTGTTCGCTCCGCCGGCCCGGATCCCCGCCGCGGACGTGTACGTTCCGCCGCGCACGCCCGGTGGCGTGGGCGTGCCCCGGTCCGGGCCGTCGGTGCGGGAGTTCGTGCGCCCCGCCGCCGTCCTGCCGGTGACCGCTTCGGCGGGGCAGGTGCGGGCGCTGCTGACCGGGTCACCGGACGTCTCCGGTGTGCTGCTGGTGGACCAGGCAGGCCGGCCCGTGCGGTCGGTGCACCGCTCGCGCTTCCTGCTGTCGATGTCCGCCCGGTACGGGCACGCCCTGTACGCCGACCGGCCGGCCTTCAAGCTGGGCGACCCGCCCCGCACGGTCGGCGTCGACGCCACCGCCTGGGAGGTGCTGGACGTGGTCGCGGTCGGCGGCCGGGACCGGACCTCCGACGATGTGGCGGTGGTCGACGCACAGAGCCGGTGCGTGGGCGTCGTACGGCTCGCGGACCTGGTGCGGGCGCTGGCCGAGAGCCGGGTCGAGGAGGCGGCCGGGCTCAACCCGCTCACCCGGCTGCCCGGTTCGGACGCGATCACGAGCGAGGTGGACCAGTGGATCGCGGGCGGCCGGACGTTCGCGCTCAGCTGGCTGGACATCGATCACTTCAAACAGGTCAACGACGGTGCCGGGTTCGCGGCGGGCGACGAGCTGATCCGGTCGGTGGGCCGGGCGCTGCAGCAGGCGGTCGTGGGGCACGCGCGCGTGGGGCACATCGGTGGGGACGACTTCCTGGTGCTGGCCGACGAGGAGGCCCTCGGTCCGCTGGTCGCCACCGTGCTCGACGCCCCCTGGTCGGCCGGCGGCCGGCCGGTCACGCTGTCCCTCGCGACCGTGGTGTGCGCACCGGGGAGCGTGGGCGACCATCGCCAGGCCGCCGCTCAGCTCGCGCCGTTGAAGAAGGCCGCGAAGGCGCTGCACGGCGCGAGCTGGGTGCTCGGGCGCGCCGGGATCGCAGGTCACGAGGTCCGGCGCGGCGGCACGGCGGCACACGCGGCGCAGGCCGGTTACGCGGCCGTCGAGCCGGGGCGGTGA
- a CDS encoding MIP/aquaporin family protein: MSNGHIFVGEVIGTAILILFGAGVCAAVTLRHSKARAAGWVVIAFGWGFGVLAGAYTAAPLSGGQLNPAVTLGIAIDTGKWGKVWVYLLGQIVGAMLGAVLAYLVYLAQFQANVPAEDGTEADGPVPTLGIFSTIPEIRNPVANLITEIIATMALVLPVLAFGLTKGLGESGTTALIVSLLVVGIGLSLGGPTGYAINPARDLGPRIVHTFLPIPNKGTSDWSYAWIPVVGPLIGGALAGALYNAAF; this comes from the coding sequence ATGAGCAACGGGCACATATTCGTCGGCGAGGTCATCGGCACCGCGATCCTGATCCTGTTCGGTGCCGGTGTCTGCGCCGCCGTCACCCTCAGGCATTCCAAGGCACGGGCCGCGGGCTGGGTCGTCATCGCGTTCGGCTGGGGCTTCGGTGTCCTCGCGGGCGCGTACACCGCCGCTCCCCTCTCCGGGGGCCAGCTCAATCCGGCGGTCACCCTCGGCATCGCCATCGACACCGGCAAGTGGGGCAAGGTCTGGGTGTATCTGCTCGGGCAGATCGTGGGCGCGATGCTCGGCGCCGTACTCGCCTATCTGGTGTACCTCGCCCAGTTCCAGGCCAACGTCCCTGCGGAGGACGGCACCGAGGCCGACGGGCCGGTGCCGACCCTCGGCATCTTCTCGACCATCCCCGAGATCCGGAACCCGGTCGCCAACCTGATCACCGAGATCATCGCCACCATGGCGCTGGTCCTGCCCGTCCTGGCCTTCGGGCTGACCAAGGGGCTCGGCGAGTCCGGCACGACCGCGCTGATCGTCTCCCTGCTCGTGGTCGGCATCGGGCTCTCCCTCGGCGGCCCCACCGGCTACGCCATCAACCCCGCCCGCGACCTCGGCCCGCGCATCGTGCACACCTTCCTGCCGATCCCCAACAAGGGCACGTCCGACTGGAGTTACGCCTGGATACCGGTCGTCGGGCCGCTGATCGGCGGAGCGCTCGCGGGCGCCCTCTACAACGCGGCCTTCTGA
- a CDS encoding sensor histidine kinase, with protein MRFRGKSIRRKIVALLLVPLVSLTAIWGFATVLTGREVAQLFHANDITKGIGYPTEDTVRAIQQERRQTLVYLADPRAADALSALEHTRTVTDRAIAKIRKDAKDHDVVNGMDAADGERLTSVLDALDGVDSLRRSVEQGTVDRAQALDLYNHLVDPCYTLLDALDGVDDVELDKQARALVNVTRARELLSREDALLGSSLVVGRLTREETQDISDLVAQRNLLYDISLPLLPAGERDRYERFWRDASTAPLRTAEQSVIGAESGTPRDVTAKSWDTAAAGVLDDLGTLDDQTGDRFQDRTRPVAMTVILQAAIAGLLGLVALLLSLVLSVRVGRSLIRDLRQLRLEAHEASGVRLPSVMRRLSAGEQVDVETEAPRLEYDKNEVGEVGQALNTLQRAAVEAAVKQAELRAGVSEVFVNLARRSQVLLHKQLTLLDTMERRTEDTDELADLFRLDHLTTRMRRHAEGLVILSGAAPSRQWRRPVQLMDVVRAAVAEVEDYERIEVRRLPRVAVTGPAVADLTHLVAELLENATVFSPPHTAVQVLGERVANGFTLEIHDRGLGMTAEALLDANLRLAETPEFELSDTDRLGLFVVSRLAQRQNVRVSLQPSPYGGTTAVVFLPDALLTDDVPDTNGLGFRLDRDRPAKETGQAAGRVVGRSPAPVQLPGLPTSLLDGPVELEAPVDLDALEDFPGALADEDSERGGLFRPRRSLAHDDERTASQSSDRPPRDTAGDRGPVPLPRRQPPKLVSSHGKPVTDQRSRRDEPGEQSSAEPRRSEPGVLAPLPSRRRGAAAPRPGDLTDRAEEGAPSPATGAADPAEAPPLPRRARRAAPTTDGPDAPGGSGLTAGRGSGAALPPGDADRSTSDAPRPAGDAAAPTGGPAWRTGDAASPTSNTAWPGEYADSPTTDRHADSPTTDRHADSPTTDRSRADGALPSVGGVSRPGDSGGPAADAAGSGYAARPVAGSGDAFRPPADVARSGDAIPPAGDGIRSGDAPLRPAPRASSASGATDPSRAGAAAPDGTADFTTGDAAARPAVAPGGTGPLPRRVRQASLAPQLKQDTARRAERAGQPADRDAEEVRSRMASLQRGWQRGREENAAGDGSRDGTAPGTTEGDGR; from the coding sequence ATGCGCTTTCGCGGGAAGTCGATCCGCCGGAAGATCGTGGCGCTGCTTCTCGTGCCGCTGGTGTCCCTGACCGCCATCTGGGGCTTCGCCACGGTACTCACAGGACGTGAAGTCGCCCAGCTGTTCCACGCCAACGACATCACGAAGGGCATCGGCTACCCCACTGAGGACACCGTCCGCGCAATCCAGCAGGAGCGCCGCCAGACCCTCGTCTACCTCGCCGACCCACGGGCCGCCGACGCGCTCTCCGCGCTGGAGCACACCCGCACCGTCACCGACCGGGCGATCGCCAAGATCCGCAAGGACGCCAAGGACCACGACGTCGTCAACGGCATGGACGCGGCCGACGGCGAACGCCTCACCTCGGTCCTGGACGCCCTCGACGGCGTCGACTCCCTGCGCCGCAGCGTCGAGCAGGGAACGGTCGACCGCGCCCAGGCCCTGGACCTCTACAACCATCTGGTCGACCCCTGCTACACGCTGCTCGACGCCCTGGACGGCGTCGACGACGTCGAGCTGGACAAGCAGGCCCGCGCCCTGGTCAACGTCACCCGCGCGCGCGAGCTGCTCTCCCGCGAGGACGCCCTGCTCGGCTCCTCCCTCGTCGTCGGCCGGCTCACCCGCGAGGAGACCCAGGACATCTCCGACCTCGTCGCCCAGCGCAATCTCCTGTACGACATCAGCCTGCCGCTGCTGCCTGCCGGCGAGCGGGACCGCTACGAACGCTTCTGGCGGGATGCCTCCACCGCCCCGCTGCGCACGGCCGAACAGTCCGTCATCGGCGCGGAGTCCGGTACGCCCCGTGACGTCACCGCCAAGAGCTGGGACACCGCGGCGGCGGGCGTCCTGGACGACCTGGGCACCCTGGACGACCAGACGGGCGACCGCTTCCAGGACCGTACCCGCCCCGTGGCCATGACCGTCATCCTCCAAGCGGCCATCGCCGGCCTCCTCGGCCTGGTCGCCCTCCTGCTCTCCCTCGTCCTCTCCGTCCGGGTCGGCCGCAGCCTCATCCGCGACCTGCGCCAGCTGCGCCTGGAGGCGCACGAGGCCTCCGGCGTCCGGCTGCCCAGCGTGATGCGGCGCCTGTCCGCCGGCGAACAGGTCGACGTCGAGACGGAGGCACCGCGCCTGGAGTACGACAAGAACGAGGTCGGCGAGGTCGGCCAGGCCCTCAACACCCTCCAGCGGGCCGCCGTCGAGGCCGCCGTCAAGCAGGCCGAACTGCGCGCCGGTGTCTCGGAGGTGTTCGTCAATCTGGCCCGCCGCAGCCAGGTGCTGCTGCACAAGCAGCTCACGCTGCTCGACACGATGGAGCGCCGGACCGAGGACACCGACGAACTCGCCGATCTCTTCCGCCTCGACCACCTCACCACCCGTATGCGCCGGCACGCCGAAGGCCTGGTGATCCTCTCCGGCGCCGCACCGTCCCGGCAGTGGCGCCGCCCGGTCCAGCTGATGGACGTCGTCCGGGCCGCCGTCGCCGAGGTCGAGGACTACGAGCGCATCGAGGTCCGCCGCCTCCCGCGTGTCGCCGTCACCGGCCCGGCCGTCGCCGACCTCACGCACCTCGTGGCCGAACTCCTGGAGAACGCCACGGTCTTCTCGCCCCCGCACACCGCCGTCCAGGTCCTCGGCGAACGCGTCGCCAACGGATTCACGCTGGAGATCCACGACCGGGGTCTCGGTATGACGGCGGAGGCACTCCTGGACGCCAACCTGCGCCTCGCCGAGACGCCCGAGTTCGAACTGTCCGACACCGACCGGCTCGGGCTCTTCGTGGTCAGCCGCCTCGCCCAGCGGCAGAACGTCCGCGTCTCCCTCCAGCCCTCGCCCTACGGCGGCACCACCGCCGTCGTGTTCCTCCCGGACGCGCTGCTGACCGACGACGTACCGGACACCAACGGACTCGGTTTCCGCCTCGACCGGGACCGCCCGGCGAAGGAGACCGGGCAGGCCGCGGGCCGGGTCGTGGGCCGTTCCCCGGCGCCGGTGCAGCTGCCCGGCCTGCCGACCTCCCTGCTGGACGGTCCCGTCGAGCTGGAGGCCCCCGTCGATCTCGACGCCCTCGAGGACTTCCCCGGCGCCCTGGCGGACGAGGACAGCGAGCGTGGCGGACTGTTCCGGCCCCGCCGCTCGCTCGCCCACGACGACGAGCGGACGGCCTCCCAGTCCAGCGACCGCCCGCCCCGGGACACGGCGGGCGACCGCGGGCCCGTACCGCTGCCGCGGCGCCAGCCGCCCAAGCTGGTCAGCTCGCACGGCAAGCCCGTCACCGACCAGCGCTCCCGCCGTGACGAACCCGGCGAGCAGTCCTCCGCCGAGCCCCGCCGCTCCGAGCCGGGCGTACTGGCCCCGTTGCCCTCCCGCCGACGCGGCGCGGCCGCCCCGCGCCCCGGCGACCTCACGGACCGCGCCGAGGAAGGCGCTCCGTCCCCCGCCACCGGCGCCGCCGACCCGGCCGAGGCCCCGCCACTGCCCCGCCGCGCCCGGCGTGCGGCGCCCACGACCGACGGCCCCGACGCCCCCGGCGGCTCCGGCCTCACGGCCGGGCGGGGCAGCGGCGCGGCCCTGCCACCGGGCGATGCGGACCGGTCCACCAGCGATGCGCCCCGGCCGGCCGGGGACGCGGCTGCACCCACCGGCGGCCCGGCTTGGCGGACCGGGGATGCGGCGTCGCCCACCAGCAACACGGCTTGGCCGGGCGAGTACGCGGATTCGCCCACCACCGACCGGCACGCGGATTCGCCCACCACCGACCGGCACGCGGATTCGCCCACCACCGACCGGTCCCGCGCCGACGGCGCCCTCCCGTCCGTCGGTGGGGTCTCCCGCCCGGGCGACAGCGGTGGACCGGCGGCCGACGCGGCCGGCTCCGGTTACGCCGCCCGACCGGTGGCCGGCTCTGGCGACGCCTTCCGGCCGCCCGCCGACGTGGCCCGCTCCGGCGACGCGATCCCGCCCGCCGGCGATGGGATACGCTCCGGCGACGCACCACTCCGGCCCGCCCCCCGGGCGTCGTCGGCGAGCGGCGCCACGGATCCCTCCCGGGCCGGCGCGGCCGCGCCGGACGGGACCGCAGACTTCACCACCGGTGACGCGGCCGCCCGGCCGGCCGTGGCGCCGGGCGGTACCGGGCCGCTGCCCCGGCGGGTGCGCCAGGCCAGCCTGGCTCCCCAGCTCAAGCAGGACACCGCACGACGCGCCGAACGCGCGGGGCAGCCCGCCGACCGCGACGCCGAGGAGGTCCGCAGCCGGATGGCCTCGCTCCAGCGTGGCTGGCAGCGCGGCCGGGAGGAGAACGCCGCGGGCGACGGGTCCCGGGACGGCACAGCACCAGGAACGACAGAGGGGGACGGTCGATGA
- a CDS encoding Zn-ribbon domain-containing OB-fold protein yields MPHTRTPAVADWFGGEGDAFRLLGTRCSSCATVFFPREDVHCRNPHCTGGSLEEVPLSRKGRIWSYTDSRYRPPSPYVSNPELPWEPYALIAVELEAERMVVLGQAAPGITVADLTVGMEVEVVPGVLGEDTETTWTTWHWRPTGVAV; encoded by the coding sequence TTGCCGCACACACGAACACCCGCGGTCGCCGACTGGTTCGGCGGAGAGGGGGACGCCTTCCGGCTACTGGGCACGCGGTGCTCGTCCTGCGCGACGGTGTTCTTCCCGCGCGAGGACGTCCACTGCCGTAACCCGCACTGCACGGGTGGCTCCCTGGAAGAGGTTCCATTGTCGCGAAAGGGGCGTATCTGGTCGTACACGGACAGCAGGTATCGCCCGCCGTCACCCTATGTGAGCAATCCGGAACTTCCGTGGGAGCCGTACGCGTTGATCGCAGTGGAGCTGGAGGCCGAGCGGATGGTGGTGCTCGGGCAGGCGGCTCCCGGGATCACCGTCGCCGATCTGACGGTGGGCATGGAGGTGGAGGTCGTCCCCGGAGTGCTCGGCGAGGACACGGAGACGACCTGGACGACCTGGCACTGGCGGCCGACGGGGGTGGCGGTGTGA
- a CDS encoding GTP-binding protein: MIFGRSERGKPPVEPVTLKILVAGGFGVGKTTLVGAVSEIRPLRTEEVLTEAGRPVDDTNGVESKHTTTVAMDFGRITLREDLVLYLFGTPGQERFWFMWDELSEGALGAVVLADTRRLEDCFAGVDYFERRRIPFLVGVNCFEGADRYPAETVRQALDLDDDVPLVLCDARDRESVKDVLIGVVRHAMEYAADHRQPAIG, from the coding sequence ATGATCTTCGGGCGTTCTGAGCGCGGCAAGCCCCCGGTCGAGCCCGTCACGCTCAAGATCCTGGTGGCCGGCGGTTTCGGCGTGGGCAAGACGACCCTCGTCGGCGCGGTCAGCGAGATCAGGCCGCTGCGCACCGAGGAGGTGCTCACCGAGGCCGGGCGCCCGGTCGACGACACCAACGGTGTGGAGAGCAAGCACACCACCACCGTGGCCATGGACTTCGGCCGCATCACCCTGCGCGAGGACCTCGTGCTGTACCTCTTCGGCACGCCCGGGCAGGAACGGTTCTGGTTCATGTGGGACGAGCTGTCCGAGGGCGCGCTCGGGGCCGTCGTGCTCGCCGACACCCGCCGCCTGGAGGACTGCTTCGCAGGCGTCGACTACTTCGAGCGGCGCCGCATCCCCTTCCTCGTCGGTGTCAACTGCTTCGAGGGGGCGGACCGTTACCCGGCCGAGACCGTCCGGCAGGCCCTCGACCTGGACGACGACGTCCCCCTCGTCCTGTGTGACGCGCGCGACCGGGAATCGGTCAAGGACGTACTCATCGGAGTCGTCCGGCACGCGATGGAGTACGCGGCCGACCACCGCCAGCCCGCCATCGGCTGA
- a CDS encoding lipid-transfer protein, producing MTQDVAVLGAGMHPWGKWGRSFVEYGTAAARAALADAGVDWCDIGSVVGADTVRGGYPGYVAGATFAKALGWQGARVTSVYAACASGAQAIATARAQILAGLADVVLVVGADAAPKGFFRPAGGDRADDPDWLRFRLLGATNPAYFGLYARRRMAVHGDTPEDFALVKVKNAAMGALNQYARYRKRVTAEEVAASAVVADPLRLLDICATSDGAAALVLSSMDFAHRRGAARPVRIRAVSTVTPAFPNTVLDLPDIATDSALAVEPPGETFRASIARAAYEEAGIGPEDLSLAEVYDLSTALELQWYEDLGLCGAGEGAKLLREGATAPGGRIPVNASGGLASFGEAVPAQAIAQVCELTRQLRGTAGERQISGASVGITANQGLFGHGSSVIAVR from the coding sequence GTGACGCAGGATGTGGCGGTGCTCGGCGCGGGCATGCACCCGTGGGGCAAGTGGGGGCGGTCCTTCGTGGAGTACGGGACGGCGGCGGCCCGCGCGGCGCTCGCGGACGCCGGAGTCGACTGGTGCGACATCGGCTCGGTCGTGGGCGCGGACACGGTCCGCGGCGGGTATCCCGGGTATGTGGCGGGCGCGACGTTCGCCAAGGCCCTGGGCTGGCAGGGGGCCAGGGTGACCAGCGTGTACGCGGCCTGCGCGTCCGGAGCGCAGGCGATCGCCACCGCGCGGGCGCAGATACTCGCGGGGCTCGCGGACGTCGTCCTCGTGGTCGGGGCCGACGCCGCACCCAAGGGGTTCTTCCGGCCCGCGGGCGGGGACCGCGCCGATGACCCGGACTGGCTGCGCTTCCGGCTGCTGGGCGCCACGAATCCGGCGTACTTCGGGCTGTACGCGCGCCGGCGGATGGCGGTGCACGGGGACACGCCGGAGGACTTCGCGCTGGTCAAGGTGAAGAACGCCGCCATGGGCGCGCTCAACCAGTACGCCCGGTACCGCAAGCGGGTCACCGCCGAGGAGGTCGCCGCGTCGGCGGTGGTCGCCGATCCGCTGCGGCTGCTCGACATCTGCGCCACCTCCGACGGCGCCGCGGCCCTGGTCCTGTCCAGCATGGACTTCGCGCACCGGCGCGGTGCGGCCCGGCCGGTGCGCATCCGCGCGGTGTCGACGGTGACCCCGGCCTTCCCGAACACGGTGCTGGACCTGCCGGACATCGCCACCGACTCGGCGCTCGCGGTGGAGCCCCCGGGCGAGACGTTCCGGGCGTCGATCGCGCGGGCCGCGTACGAGGAGGCGGGCATCGGTCCCGAGGATCTGTCCCTGGCGGAGGTCTACGACCTGTCCACCGCACTGGAGCTGCAGTGGTACGAGGATCTGGGACTGTGCGGCGCGGGCGAAGGCGCGAAACTGCTGCGGGAGGGCGCGACGGCCCCGGGCGGCCGCATACCCGTCAACGCCAGCGGCGGTCTCGCCTCCTTCGGGGAAGCGGTGCCGGCCCAGGCCATCGCTCAGGTCTGCGAGCTGACCCGGCAGTTGCGGGGCACCGCGGGCGAGCGTCAGATCTCCGGGGCGAGCGTGGGAATCACAGCAAATCAGGGGCTGTTCGGGCATGGATCGTCGGTGATCGCGGTGCGCTGA
- a CDS encoding roadblock/LC7 domain-containing protein, whose product MTAPKATGHTATDKGELNWLLDDLVDRVASIRKAVILSGDGLPMGVSKDLTREDGEHLAAVASGFHSLAKGVGRHFDAGSVRQTVVELDDAFLFVTAAGDGSCLAVLSDADSDVGQVAYEMTLLVKRVGVHLGTSPRTDLPAGG is encoded by the coding sequence ATGACCGCACCGAAGGCCACCGGCCACACGGCGACCGACAAGGGGGAGCTGAACTGGCTCCTGGACGACCTGGTCGACCGGGTCGCCAGCATCCGCAAGGCCGTCATCCTGTCCGGCGACGGACTGCCCATGGGCGTGTCCAAGGACCTGACCAGGGAGGACGGCGAGCATCTGGCCGCCGTGGCGTCCGGCTTCCACAGCCTCGCCAAGGGTGTCGGCCGCCACTTCGACGCGGGCAGCGTCCGTCAGACGGTCGTCGAGCTGGACGACGCCTTCCTGTTCGTCACCGCCGCCGGGGACGGCAGCTGTCTCGCCGTCCTCTCGGACGCCGACTCCGACGTCGGGCAGGTCGCCTACGAGATGACGCTTCTGGTGAAGCGGGTCGGCGTGCATCTGGGTACCTCCCCGCGCACCGATCTGCCCGCGGGCGGGTAG